A segment of the candidate division WOR-3 bacterium genome:
TGGGACGGGGTGAAAACAGTCGGGTAATTGCCTCTTTGAATAAAAAGAAGATAATGATTATCAAAACTGAGGCATTAAACAGGGCGGCGATAATCTCTGCCCGTTTATAACCAAAGGTTTTTTGTACGGTGCTTTTGCGCTGTCCAAGTTGGAAGGCAAAATAACTTATCAGGATTGCAATCCCATCGCTGAAATTATGTAATGCATCCGAGATTAATGAGAGACTGTTTGATAGCAGACCCCCAATTACTTCGGCAATGGTGATAAAAAAATTCAAGAAAATTACAAAGATAATGTTGCGGGCATTGATTTCGTGATTATGGTGACTACTCATTAAGAGATTATATTCCAATTTGTTGGATGGTCAAGGAGATATATGCAAAACAATGAAAACCTTGCACTATCAAAATATTTTACTATAATTGATGTATGCGTGAGATTATTACAATCATTGGTCCGACTGCGGTTGGCAAGACTGAGATTGCTATTAAAATTGCCGAATACTTCAATGGCGAGATAATATCTGCAGATTCAAGGCAGGTTTATAAATACTTAAACATTGGAACTGCCAAGCCAACACAAGAGCAGAGAAAAAGGGTAATTTTTCATTTGATTGATTTTTTGGAGCTCGACCAAAACTATTCCTGTGGTCAATTTGCCCGTGATGCGGAGCGCTTGATTGAGGAAATTACTGCTCAGGGTAAAATGCCCGTTGTGTGTGGGGGAACTGGTTTATATATTCGGGCATTATTCAATCCCCTGCATCAATTACCGCGGGCGGACAAAGAATTAAAAGAGCAATTGCAAAATATGCTAAAAGAAAAGGGGCTTGAATATCTTTATAAAGAACTACTTGCTGTTGACCCAGAATGGGCAAGAAGGGTTGGTCCCCACGATAAACAACGTATCCTGAGGGGTCTTGAGGTATATGAGATTACCAAAAAACCTTTGAGCGAATTGATTAAAAAAGGGAAGCAAGAGCCAAAATATAAACCACAATATCTTGGTTTAATTTTACCCCGTGAAAAATTGTATAAAAAAATTGATGAACGCTATGATAAGATGATTGAGAATGGTCTTGTAGAAGAAGTGAAAGATATTTTGGATATGGGTTTTAACCCTGATTGTTACGGTTTACGGACGATTGGTTATAAAGAAATCGTAAAATTTTTACAAAGAGAATGGGATTTAAAGACCGCCATTGAAAAAGCAAAACAACATACTCGCAATTTTGCCAAAAGGCAGGTTACCTGGTTTAAGAAAATTTCTGGAATAAATTGGTATAATCCTGAAAATTTATCTGCCAATAATATTTTAATAAATTTGATTAAAAATTTATCAGCGAATCGTTTTTAATTTTTCTCTGACAATCTTTTCCACCAATTCAATTTCCTGTTCAATTGTCAAATTTGTTGTGTCAACGACGATGGCATCTTCCGCCTTTTTTAATGGTGAATGTTCACGGCTTGAGTCATAATCATCACGGTATTTTAAATTATTTAAAGATTCTTCAAAACTAATGTTTATCCCTTTTTCCTGTAATTCTTTCCTTCTTCGTTCCGCCCTTGTGGGCAAGTCTGCATCCATAAAAATCTTGACCTGGGCATCAGGAAATACAACAGTTGCCATATCCCTACCTTCACATACGATATTTTTGCCCTGAGCAATTTCTCTTTGTCTTTTTACCATCCAATCCCGAATTTCCTTTATTGCTGAGATTGGAGAGACCAGGTCATTTACTTCAGGCGAACGAATCTCTTTACTTACATCCTCGCCATCGAGAAAAACCTTAAGGTCGTCATTTTGTTTAATTAATTCAATTGTAGTATTTTTTAGCAATCTGGCGATTAGATTTAAATCAATATCATCGTTTCTTCCTTTTTTCGCCCGCAGGTATTTCAGGGTGAATGCCCGGTACATTGCACCGGTATCAAGATAAAAAAATTGAAGTTTTTTTGCAACGCCTTTGGCGGTTGTGCTTTTACCTGAACCTGCCTTGCCGTCAATGGCAACTATAAAACCTACCATTAAATCTCTTTAAGTCCCAATTTTGAATAATATTTTTTGTAAAAATTACGATATTCTCCACTCTGGGCATTTTTTAGCCATTTCTGATTTTTGCGATACCATTCAATTGTTCTTTTTATGCCCGTTTCAAAAGAAATCTTGGGATGCCAGCCAATTTGACGCCTGATTTTCCCCAGGGATAACGAATACCTTCTATCATGACCGGGTCGGTCTTTTACGAATGTGATCAGACTTTCAGATTTGTTTAATAATTTTAGAATAAATCTAACCACAAATAAATTCGTTAATTCGTTTTCGCCACCGATATTATAAACTTCGCCGATTCTTCCATAATGGAAAACAAGGTCTATTGCTTCACAATTATCTTCAACATATAACCAGTCCCTCACATTCATTCCGTCACCATAGACAGGAACTTTTTTATTATTCATAGCGTTCAGGATAACGAGGGGAATCAATTTTTCGGGGAACTGATACGGACCGTAGTTATTGGATGAGCGGGTTATGAGAATGGGCAATCCATGGGTTTTATAATACGACAATACAAGGGCATCAGCCCCGGCTTTGCTTGCTGCATATGGACTTGAAGGATCAAGTGGACTATCTTCGCGAAAACTTCCGCGCAGGATAGACCCATAGACTTCATCAGTGGATATCTGTAAAAATTTTTTAACATTATATTTTAAAGAAAGATTTAATAATACACCGACTCCAATAACATTTGTTTTTATAAATGGGGCAGGGCTCATTATACTGCGGTCAACATGGGTTTCTGCTGCAAAATTTATGACTGCCTCGGGTCTGAATTTTTCGAATATATGGCGCATTACCGAGGCTGAACTTATGTCCGCACGGATAAAATGATAATTTCCTTTCTTCTCCAGCCCTTTTAAATTCTCAAGATTCCCAGCATAAGTAAGTTTATCAACATTTAATATTTTGTAATAAGGATGCTTGCAATTGAAGTATCGTATAAAATTTGATCCTATGAACCCACAACCACCAGTGATTAATACCCTCATAACAATTTCGGATTTCGGATTTCGGATTTCGGATTTAATAAATTATCCATCTTTTCTCGTCCAGTCATAGGGGATGTCAGAATCATGTGGTGGCTTACGATATTCATCAGGATTTTTATAATTATAGCATTCGGTAACAATGTTGATTATTATGCACTCTTCTTCGCTAATGCACTTGAATCCGTGCCAGATGAGTTTGGGAATATGCACAAGAATATGATTATGGTCTCCTACATAGAATTCATTTATTATGCCTCTGGTTGGGCTATCTTTACGGTCATCATATAGAACAATCTTCGCCATACCTTTTATCACTGTCATATTATCGTTTTGAAGTTTATGATAATGCCATGCCTTGACCACACCGGGATAGGCAGTAGTTATATATACCTGCCCGAATTTCTCAAAACATTCATCATCGTTTCTAAGCACTTCCATTAATCTGCCGCGTTCATCTGGTAATAATCTTAAAACCTTTACTTTAACACCATTGATCAATTCTTTCCCTCTGAACCCGATTATCTCTTTCATTCTACAATCTCCACAAAACTCTGGTCACCAAGGTAAAATCGGTGACAGCGTGGTGAGTTATTTGTTTGATTGATTGTTACATTCCTGCCAATTATTGAGCGGTCAATTCTTTTATTCAGGTTCTTAATTTTTGCCCCTTCCATTATCACACTGCATTCAACCTCGGAATTTTGAATAACAGCATTATCACCGATTGATGTGAAGGGACCTATGAATGCATTTTTAATAATGACATTTTTCCCAATAACTGCTGGACCACGAATCATACTCTTTTCAATCTTCGTTCCTTCTCCAATAATTATCCTGCCATTCAACACAGAATCCACCAGGGTACCCTGGTTTGATGTTTCAATATCTTCAAGGATTAGTAGATTTGCTTCAATTATGTCTTCTGGTTTTCCTGTATCTTTCCACCATCCTTTTACCCGGTCAGATAGAACATTGAATTTGTTATCAAGGAGCCACTGGATCGCATCGGTTATTTCAAGTTCGTTACGCCACGAAGGCTTAATATTTTCTATTGCTGTAAAGATGTTTTTGTTGAATAGATAAACACCCACCAGGGCTAAATTTGATGGTGGCTCTTTGGGTTTCTCAATGAGTTTTTTTACGAACCCTTTTTCATCAACAACTGCCACACCAAATTCCTGAGGATTGTTGACTTCGGTTAATAGAATCAAAGCATCTGGGTTGTTCTTTTTGAACTTCTCTACGAATTCATTAACTCCTTCTTTTAAAATGTTATCACCGAGATACATAATAAATGGTTCATCTTTAAGAAAATCTTTTGAGACTTTTATTGCATGTGCCAGGCCTAAAGGTGCAGGTTGATAGATATATTCAATCTTTATATTCCACCTTGAACCATCACCAACAGTATTTTTTACTTCTTCTTTAGTCTCACCAACAACGATGCCAAGTTCTTTTATACCTGCATTTACAATAGATTCAATACCATAAAAGATTATGGGTTTATTTGCTATTGGAATTAGTTGTTTGGCACTCGTGTAAGTCAAGGGTCTGAGACGTGTGCCAAAACCACCTGAGAGTATCAGTCCTTTCATTTTATTTTTTGATTATAACTATAATTTGACAAAAGTCAAGTTATTTTTTATTTACTTGTTGACTTCAAAGGAATTTTTGTTAAAATATGGCATGCGAAAAATTGCAATCTGTAATCAAAAGGGTGGTGTGGGTAAGACGGCTACGGCGGTGAATTTGTCAGCAGGGCTTTCCCTTGCAGAAAAAAGGACGCTGCTTGTTGATTTTGACCCTCAGGCAAATGCTACAAGTGGTGTGGGCATTGATTATAAAAATTTAGAAATTTCGGTTTACGATTGTTTATTTGAGCCTGAACTTGTTAACAAGGCAATCATAAAGACAAAATATCTTTATCTTTCAGTTTTACCTTCCACTCCTGACCTGGTGGGTGCTGAGGTTGAGCTTGTTTCTGAAAATGAAAGAGAGAGAAAATTAAAAAATGTTTTAAACAAAATTGAAAATGAATATGATTTTGCAATCATTGATTGCCCACCTTCATTGGGACTGCTAACTTTAAATGCTCTTGCCTCCTGTGATAGTGTAATTGTGCCGATCCAGTGCGAATATTATGCGCTTGAAGGGCTTGAGAAGTTATTGAAGACATTGAAGTCGGTAAAGGAAAATTTAAATTTAAATTTAAAGATTGAAGGAATTCTTTTGACAATGTATGATGCAAGATTAAATTTGTCCAAGGATGTTGTTGAAGAGATAAAGGAACATTTTGCTGGTTCGGTTTTTGAAACAATAATTCCGCGGTCAGTTCGTATTGCCGAGGCACCATCATTTGGCAAATCTGTTTTACACTATAACATATCTTCTTCAGGTGCCCAGGCATATCTTCATTTAACAAAGGAGATTTTGAACCATGCGTAAAAGGGCACTCGGTAGAGGGATTGAGGCGTTGATTTCTAAAGATGAAAAGACTGTATTGCAAGAAGGATTCAGAATGATTCCCATAACAGATATCCAACCGAATCCATATCAGCCGAGAGAAAAAATTACTGAAGAGAGTATCAGGGAACTTGTTAATTCAATAAAAGAAAAAGGTATAATTGAGCCCGTTATTGTAAAACGATATAATGATAAGTATATCCTTGCTGCGGGTGAAAGACGATTCAGGGCAGCACAACTCGCAGGGTTAAAAGAACTTCCCGCAATTATTAAAAACCTTTCTGAGCAGGAGTTGCTTGAAATTGGATTGATTGAAAATCTCCACCGGGAAGATTTGAATCCGATGGAAGAAGCACTTGCTTACGAACAATTAAATAAAAAATTCAATCTGACTCATGAGCAGATTGCTCAGATTGTTGGAAAAGACCGTTCTACTATTACGAATGTCCTTCGGTTGTTAACCCTGCCTGAAAAGATAAAGGATTATTTAAGAAAGAATTTGATACAGGAGGGACATGCAAGGGCAATACTGTCGCTCGATAACGAAATAAAGATGTTGCAGATTGCTGACAAGATTGTTCGCGAACAATTATCAGTCAGGGAAACAGAAAAGTTGATAAAAAAATGGTCAAAACTACCAAAGATAAGACCGGGCAAAGAGAAAGAACCCAATCTATTGATACTTGAGGATGAATTGTCCAAGATTTTGCGGACAAAAGTTACGGTTGAATGGAAGAAAAATAAAGGAACGATAACTATCTATTGTTTAAGCCTTGAAGATTTTAATCGTATCTATGATCTTTTAAGAAAAATTAGGAAATTATAAAGGAGGTTGAATGTATCAGGGTTCTTATGTTGCGATAGTCACCCCGTTCAAGGATGATAAACTTGATGAAGGTGGTTTGAGAAAAAATTTACAATTCTTGATTAAAAATGGTTCAGATGGCATTGTTGCCTGTGCTACAACCGGAGAGAGTCCAAGTTTAAGCGATGATGAGTATGAGAGAATCATAAAGATTTGCCTTGAAGAAACAGGTGGAAAGATTCCGGTCATAGCGGGTGCAGGCACAAATTCAACGATAAAGACGATAAAGACAGCACAGAAGGCGCAAAAGATTGGTGCCCAGGGATTATTGATTGTTACACCATACTATAACAAACCAACTCAGCAGGGATTGTATCAGCATTATAAGGCAGTGAGCGGTGAGACCGATTTGCCGATAATCATCTACAATGTTCCGGGCAGAACCGGTGTAAATATTTTGCCTCAGACTGTCACAAAACTTGCAAAAGATTGCAAAAATATTGTAGCAATAAAAGAGGCAAGTGGTAATCTTGACCAGGTGTCAGAACTTGTAAACCTTGTTGGCGATGACTTTGATATTCTTTCGGGAGACGATTCATTGACACTACCTATGCTTGCAATTGGTGCCAAGGGTGTTATTTCGGTTATTGCCAATATCTTCCCGAAAGAAGTTGCTGATATGTGCCATTTATTTATTCAGGGTAGATTTGAAGAGGCAAAGAAACTTCACATAAAAATGTTTCCGGTGGTGAAGGCACTTTTCATTGAGACAAATCCGATACCGGTGAAAAAGGCAATGGAATTGATGGGACTTTACTCCGGCAATCCGAGGCTTCCACTTGTGCCAATGAGCGAAGAAAATACCGCTATTTTACGCAAAAGGCTTTTGGAATACGGAGTGAAGGTATGTTAAAAATTGTTCTTTGCGGTGCTGCAGGCAGAATGGGGAGAGAAATTATTTCTATCGTCCAGAAGAGTGAACATGTTAAAATAATTGCGGGCATTGAAGATAAATCAAATCCAATGGTGAACAAAAGGATTGAAGATATACCAATTTACAATGAACTTTTATCAGTGATTGAACAGGCTGATTGTATTGTTGAATTTACAAACCATATTGCCACAATGGAGAATTTGAGAAAATCAGCGTCTTACAAAAAACCTTATTGCATTGGCACGACCGGGTTTTCCAAAACCGAGATTGATGAGATAAAAGAATTTTCAAGGTCGTTCCCTATTTTTTTGAGCCCCAATATGTCACTAGGTGTTAACCATCTTTTGAATCTCGTTAAGAACACTGCGCAGGTTCTCTCGGATTATGATATTGAGATAATTGAAACACATCACCAGGCTAAAAAGGATGCACCATCAGGCACCGCACTGGCAATTGCCGATAAAATAAAAGAAGTGAAACCGGGGATAAATATTATTTACGGCCGACATGGAATGGGAGACGGCCGGAATAAGAATGAATTGTGTATAAATGCAGTCAGGGGCGGTGATGTTGTTGGTGAACATAGAATTTTATTTTTAGGTAAAGGTGAATTTTTAGAGATAAGACATTATGCAACGAGCAGGCAATGCTTTGCCTCGGGCACGATTGAGGCGGTTAAATTTATTGTGAAGCAGAGAACTGGATTATATACAATGCAGGATTTATTAAAGTATACAACAAATGGAATCCATTGACAACCTTTTTCTGTTTTATATAATCAACTGGATTAAAAAAGGAGGCTCAATTGGTCTGGAAGAGCGGAATAACCAAGATTGAACCAAACCATATTGTGACGAAGGGCTATCGTCAGGAAGATCTGATTGGTAATGTTCCTTTTGCATCTGCCTTTTTTTTGTTAATAAAAGGGAGACTGCCTGATGAGAGAGAAGCGAGAATGATTGATGCAATAATCACTTCTTCAATTGACCATGGCACAACACCGCCATCAACCCATGCCACAAGAATTGTTGCCTCTGCAGGTGTCCCCCTGCCGACTGCGGTTGCTGCAGGAATTCTTGCCGTGGGTGATGTGCACGGCGGTGCAATTGAAGATTCAGCAAGGATTTTGCAAGAGTGGGTAAAGAAAATGAAGAAAGAGAACTGGAATTATGAACAGACCGCCTGTGATTTACTCAATCATTTAAAGTCCGCAGGGAAATATATGCCTGGATTTGGACACAGGATTCATACCCAGGACCCAAGGACAAAAAAACTTTTTGCCCTTGCAGATGAACTGAATATTGCCAGCGACCACATAAGATTGACCAAGGCGATTGAATCGGAATTTGCAAAGACAAAACCGCTGCCCGTGAATGTTGATGGAGCAATTGCTGCAATCATATCAGATATGGATTTTGATTGGCGCCTGGGAAAGGCGTTCTTCTTGCTGGGTAGATGTGCAGGACTCATTGCCCATGCCCATGAAGAAATCACACGCGAAAAACCGATGAGGCGGATGTGTGAACAGGAAGTAGAGTATGATGGACCATGGGAAAAGGACATAGGTGCAAATGCCTAAAAGTCCAAAATACCTAAATACCTAAATAATATGACAATCGTAGAGAAAATTTTAGCAAGGGCGAGTGGAAAAAAGAAGGTGATTCCCAATGAGATTGTGATGGCAAAGGTGGATGTGGCAATGTCCCATGAGAATGCAGATGTAGTATTGAAATCATTTCAGGAGATAGGAGTAAGGAGAGTTTGGGATCCAGAAAAGATCGTAATTTTGTTTGATCACCGAATTCCCGCTGAATCTGAGAAGACTGCCACTACCCACAAGCGGATAAGAGAATTTGTAAGGGAGCAGGGTATTAAATATTTCTATGATTTAAAAGAGGGAATTTGTCATCAGATTCTTTCTGAATTCGGACATTGCCGACCTGGAGAGGTTCTTGTTGGGACTGATTCTCATACGACCACCCATGGTGCATTTGGAACATTTGCCACCGGGATAGGGGGAACAGAGATGGCAGGTGTATGGGCAACTGGAGAATTGTGGTTAAAAGTACCTGAATCATTTAAGATAACCGTAAAAGGCAAATTTCGTAAGTATGTTTCCGCAAAGGATTTGATTCTTTATATAATCGGGCAATTGAAGGCGGATGGAGCGGATTATAAATCCGTTGAATTCTGCGGTCCAGCGATTGCAGAGATGTCAATTTCATCAAGAATGGTCTTGACAAATCTTTCAATGGAGATGGGGGCGAAGAATGCATTTGTATCGCCAGATGAGAAGACGATAGAATTTGTGAAAAAGACTACAGATAAACGATTTGAAGTTATACTGCCGGATAAAGATGCTGAATATGTTCAGACTTTTGAATATGATCTTGCTGATTTGCAATCGCAGATCGCCTGTCCGCATTCGGTAGATAATGTTAAACCGGTAAAAGAAGTAGCGGGTTTAAAAATTCATCAGGTATTGATTGGTTCCTGCACAAATGGCAGGCTTGAAGATTTGAAGGTCGCTGCAGAAATCCTTGAAGATAAAAAAATTCATCCTGATGTTCGCCTTCTCGTTATTCCCGCATCGCGCAGGGTCTATCTTGAGGCATTGAGAGCCGGATATATTGAAATATTTATAAAGGCAGGGGCACTCGTTTTAAATCCAGGTTGTGGTCCCTGTCTCGGAGCACATCAAGGTTTGCTTGCATCAGGTGAGGTTTGTATTTCTACAACGAATCGTAATTTCAAGGGTAGGATGGGAAGCCCGGATTCTTATATCTACTTGGCATCTCCAGCGACTGCAGCAATATCAGCGGTCAAAGGTGAAATTGCTGAGCCACTATGATTAAAGGTCGTGTATATAAGTTTGGTGATAATATAAACACCGATGATATCTACCCCGGCCGGTATCTTTCCATTACTACTGACCGACAGGAGATGGCTAAACATTGTTTTGAACTTGCCTATCCTGATTTTTTGAAGAATGCGAAACCAGGAGATATCATCGTTGCGGGAAAGAATTTTGGTTGTGGTTCTTCACGGGAGCAGGCAGCGACCTGTTTGAAATATTTTGGTATAAGTGTCGTAATCGCTGAATCCTTTGCAAGAATTTTTTACCGTAATGCCATAAATCTTGGACTGCCAATATTGATTGCCCCGGATATAACAAAAAAAGTTGAACATAACGACCCACTTGAAGTAGAATTAGAAAAGGGTATAATAAAAAATATGAGGACGAATGAAGAAATAAAAGGTATTCCATTACCTTCATTTGTTCTTGAAATTCTTAATGAAGGTGGATTGGTTCCCTATTTGAAGAAAAAATTGAGTCTAACTGAAAAGGGGGGAGGTAAATGAGATACAGACTTATTAAAGATGAGATTGCCTATACCGGTGAACAGTTAAGGAGTAATTTTGCCTATACTACATTTGGTATTGTAGGTGATTCAATAATTGCTTTTTGTGGACCCTGTGATGTTAAACTTAAAGAGATGGTCGATATTGAAGACCTGAAAGCTGGTAAGGCAATCTATTCTGAATATATGCTCCACTTTATTGTGGAACACTATGATACTGATATTGAAAAGATAATTCTCAGACAATTGATTCTTACCTGTATTGTTCGTGATGCAATAAATGAAATAAAGGGAAAGCTCATTGTAAAAAGGGTAAATTCTGATTTATACGAAGATGATGCAAAACTTTCTATCTCAGTTGCTACTGTTTCGCCTCTGTCTTCTCTTATCCATTTTGGTATTAACATCACATCCACGAATACACCTGTGAAGACAAAAGGGCTCAAAGACTATGATATTGAGCCTTATGAATTTGCCAATCTGGTCATGGATAGATATACAAAGGAGATTGAGAAAATAAATACAGCAAGATGTAAGGTGAGATGGGTGCAGTGAAAATGCAGTATCACCCTGATTAAAATCAGGGTTCGCAGGAGACGCAGTATCGCTACGCTTGCCGAAGGCATTGCCTAAAAAGAAGTGGTAATGCAAATCCTGATTTTTTTTAGGAATAATTATGCAATTTTTACAATAAGATTATGACTGGATTTATCCGGGAGATTTTTACTTCAATACAGGGTGAAGGCGTCAGGGTAGGACAGAGGATGACCTTTGTTCGTTTTTTGGGTTGCAATCTATCCTGCAATTATTGTGATGTCCCTGAGTGCCAGAAAAAAGAAGGTAAATTTTTTTATAAAAACAAAAGTTATGATAATCCAGTGGAATTAGATTTTATTCTGGATAAGATTTGTGACGATATAATTTCTTTAACCGGTGGTGAACCTCTGCTCCAGCCTTTGTTTTTGCTGGATTTGTGCAAAGAATTGAAAAGGAGGGGTAAAATAATTTATCTTGAGACAAATGGAACACTACCCGGGGCATTTGAAATGTTGGTCGACCACATTGATATAGTTGCACTGGATTTTAAAATACCAACTGCTACGGGCAGACCGGGTATGTGGAAAAAACATGAAGAGATGTTAAAAATGGCAGCAAAAAAAGAAGTCTTTGTAAAGATGGTAATTAACGAAAATCTAATACCCAGAGAACTTGAACAGGCGGTTTCAATAATTGAGAAGATAGATAGAAATATCCCGCTTGTTATTCAACCAGTTTTTGGAAGTAAAATACCAAATATCCTTGATATCCAGAAGAAGGCACTTGAGAGATTGAGTGATGTCCGTATCA
Coding sequences within it:
- a CDS encoding 3-isopropylmalate dehydratase small subunit — translated: MIKGRVYKFGDNINTDDIYPGRYLSITTDRQEMAKHCFELAYPDFLKNAKPGDIIVAGKNFGCGSSREQAATCLKYFGISVVIAESFARIFYRNAINLGLPILIAPDITKKVEHNDPLEVELEKGIIKNMRTNEEIKGIPLPSFVLEILNEGGLVPYLKKKLSLTEKGGGK
- a CDS encoding DUF366 family protein yields the protein MRYRLIKDEIAYTGEQLRSNFAYTTFGIVGDSIIAFCGPCDVKLKEMVDIEDLKAGKAIYSEYMLHFIVEHYDTDIEKIILRQLILTCIVRDAINEIKGKLIVKRVNSDLYEDDAKLSISVATVSPLSSLIHFGINITSTNTPVKTKGLKDYDIEPYEFANLVMDRYTKEIEKINTARCKVRWVQ
- a CDS encoding 7-carboxy-7-deazaguanine synthase QueE, which produces MTGFIREIFTSIQGEGVRVGQRMTFVRFLGCNLSCNYCDVPECQKKEGKFFYKNKSYDNPVELDFILDKICDDIISLTGGEPLLQPLFLLDLCKELKRRGKIIYLETNGTLPGAFEMLVDHIDIVALDFKIPTATGRPGMWKKHEEMLKMAAKKEVFVKMVINENLIPRELEQAVSIIEKIDRNIPLVIQPVFGSKIPNILDIQKKALERLSDVRIIPQVHKYLKLS